The Symphalangus syndactylus isolate Jambi chromosome 3, NHGRI_mSymSyn1-v2.1_pri, whole genome shotgun sequence genome has a segment encoding these proteins:
- the LOC134736142 gene encoding uncharacterized protein isoform X3, whose translation MAALPRRGSSSSPPSSSRLRPPAPSASRGLVNPREATRCHITPGRKQAALEALSPSFLPYWFHGQLQPPLSLASVQWHPEGPVVHRPRPLSRGRCCVSSCFLHPSHHPCAHPSGDGSETSPASSPSSSWTWGTFLPASNKGGQAPASLRCLRLPGRGLWKALQLSADLWALLLLLSGPRPLSQLQLTWRND comes from the exons ATGGCGGCCCTGCCTCGTCGGGGCTCCAGTTCTTCTCCTCCATCCTCCTCCAGGCTCCGCCCACCTGCTCCCTCTGCGTCCCGGGGCCTCGTGAATCCCAGGGAAGCCACGCGCTGCCACATCACGCCCGGAAGGAAGCAGGCTGCGTTGGAGG ccctctctccttccttcctcccttactGGTTTCACGGACAGCTCCAGCCTCCACTCAGCTTGGCCTCAGTTCAATGGCACCCAGAAGGCCCTGTTGTGCACCGCCCCAGGCCCCTAAGCAGGGGAAGATGCTGTGTCTCGTCTTGCTTTCTTCACCCCTCCCACCACCCTTGTGCCCACCCATCCGGGGATGGATCTGAAACCAGCCCAG CTTCCAGCCCCAGCAGTTCTTGGACCTGGGGTACTTTCCTCCCTGCAAGTAACAAAGGAGGACAAGCCCCAGCTTCTCTAAGATGCCTTCGGCTGCCTGGAAGAGGCCTGTGGAAGGCCCTGCAACTCTCCGCAGACCTCTGGGCATTGCTGCTTCTTCTCAGTGGCCCTCGTCCCCTCAGCCAG CTCCAGCTGACTTGGCGTAATGACTaa
- the LOC134736142 gene encoding uncharacterized protein isoform X1 — protein sequence MAALPRRGSSSSPPSSSRLRPPAPSASRGLVNPREATRCHITPGRKQAALEALSPSFLPYWFHGQLQPPLSLASVQWHPEGPVVHRPRPLSRGRCCVSSCFLHPSHHPCAHPSGDGSETSPASSPSSSWTWGTFLPASNKGGQAPASLRCLRLPGRGLWKALQLSADLWALLLLLSGPRPLSQVSHHHPCSSQTRNLSSPILPSLCISFRLHARTNTCPHTHIISGPIWSCH from the exons ATGGCGGCCCTGCCTCGTCGGGGCTCCAGTTCTTCTCCTCCATCCTCCTCCAGGCTCCGCCCACCTGCTCCCTCTGCGTCCCGGGGCCTCGTGAATCCCAGGGAAGCCACGCGCTGCCACATCACGCCCGGAAGGAAGCAGGCTGCGTTGGAGG ccctctctccttccttcctcccttactGGTTTCACGGACAGCTCCAGCCTCCACTCAGCTTGGCCTCAGTTCAATGGCACCCAGAAGGCCCTGTTGTGCACCGCCCCAGGCCCCTAAGCAGGGGAAGATGCTGTGTCTCGTCTTGCTTTCTTCACCCCTCCCACCACCCTTGTGCCCACCCATCCGGGGATGGATCTGAAACCAGCCCAG CTTCCAGCCCCAGCAGTTCTTGGACCTGGGGTACTTTCCTCCCTGCAAGTAACAAAGGAGGACAAGCCCCAGCTTCTCTAAGATGCCTTCGGCTGCCTGGAAGAGGCCTGTGGAAGGCCCTGCAACTCTCCGCAGACCTCTGGGCATTGCTGCTTCTTCTCAGTGGCCCTCGTCCCCTCAGCCAGGTGAGTCACCATCATCCTTGCTCCTCCCAGACCCGAAAcctctcctctcccatccttccttctctttgTATCTCTTTCCGTTTACATGCGCGAACGAACACGTgcccacacacacatatcattTCAGGCCCTATCTGGAGCTGTCATTGA
- the LOC134736142 gene encoding uncharacterized protein isoform X2, whose protein sequence is MAALPRRGSSSSPPSSSRLRPPAPSASRGLVNPREATRCHITPGRKQAALEALSPSFLPYWFHGQLQPPLSLASVQWHPEGPVVHRPRPLSRGRCCVSSCFLHPSHHPCAHPSGDGSETSPASSPSSSWTWGTFLPASNKGGQAPASLRCLRLPGRGLWKALQLSADLWALLLLLSGPRPLSQGQSSPGNKETLRKSRPLHSHVCPIPLCCIPS, encoded by the exons ATGGCGGCCCTGCCTCGTCGGGGCTCCAGTTCTTCTCCTCCATCCTCCTCCAGGCTCCGCCCACCTGCTCCCTCTGCGTCCCGGGGCCTCGTGAATCCCAGGGAAGCCACGCGCTGCCACATCACGCCCGGAAGGAAGCAGGCTGCGTTGGAGG ccctctctccttccttcctcccttactGGTTTCACGGACAGCTCCAGCCTCCACTCAGCTTGGCCTCAGTTCAATGGCACCCAGAAGGCCCTGTTGTGCACCGCCCCAGGCCCCTAAGCAGGGGAAGATGCTGTGTCTCGTCTTGCTTTCTTCACCCCTCCCACCACCCTTGTGCCCACCCATCCGGGGATGGATCTGAAACCAGCCCAG CTTCCAGCCCCAGCAGTTCTTGGACCTGGGGTACTTTCCTCCCTGCAAGTAACAAAGGAGGACAAGCCCCAGCTTCTCTAAGATGCCTTCGGCTGCCTGGAAGAGGCCTGTGGAAGGCCCTGCAACTCTCCGCAGACCTCTGGGCATTGCTGCTTCTTCTCAGTGGCCCTCGTCCCCTCAGCCAG GGTCAGAGCTCTCCAGGGAACAAGGAAACCCTAAGGAAGAGCAGACCACTTCACAGCCACGTGTGTCCTATCCCACTCTGCTGCATCCCTAGTTAG
- the LOC134736142 gene encoding uncharacterized protein isoform X4, which translates to MAALPRRGSSSSPPSSSRLRPPAPSASRGLVNPREATRCHITPGRKQAALEALSPSFLPYWFHGQLQPPLSLASVQWHPEGPVVHRPRPLSRGRCCVSSCFLHPSHHPCAHPSGDGSETSPASSPSSSWTWGTFLPASNKGGQAPASLRCLRLPGRGLWKALQLSADLWALLLLLSGPRPLSQRKETQ; encoded by the exons ATGGCGGCCCTGCCTCGTCGGGGCTCCAGTTCTTCTCCTCCATCCTCCTCCAGGCTCCGCCCACCTGCTCCCTCTGCGTCCCGGGGCCTCGTGAATCCCAGGGAAGCCACGCGCTGCCACATCACGCCCGGAAGGAAGCAGGCTGCGTTGGAGG ccctctctccttccttcctcccttactGGTTTCACGGACAGCTCCAGCCTCCACTCAGCTTGGCCTCAGTTCAATGGCACCCAGAAGGCCCTGTTGTGCACCGCCCCAGGCCCCTAAGCAGGGGAAGATGCTGTGTCTCGTCTTGCTTTCTTCACCCCTCCCACCACCCTTGTGCCCACCCATCCGGGGATGGATCTGAAACCAGCCCAG CTTCCAGCCCCAGCAGTTCTTGGACCTGGGGTACTTTCCTCCCTGCAAGTAACAAAGGAGGACAAGCCCCAGCTTCTCTAAGATGCCTTCGGCTGCCTGGAAGAGGCCTGTGGAAGGCCCTGCAACTCTCCGCAGACCTCTGGGCATTGCTGCTTCTTCTCAGTGGCCCTCGTCCCCTCAGCCAG AGAAAGGAAACCCAGTGA